One Heyndrickxia oleronia genomic window, TGGAGTGGAAGGCTTAGTTCATATCTCACAAATTTCCCATAAGCATATCAATACACCACATGAAGTTCTAAAAGAAGGTCAAGAGGTTCAAGTGAAAGTATTAGATGTAAATACTCAAGATAGTCGCCTCTCTTTAAGTATTAAAGATCTTGAAGAACGTGAAGAAGAAGTTGTGGACTATGAACTTCCCGAAGAAACAAAAGGATTCCAATTAGGTGAAGTGATTGGTGATAAACTAAAAGATTTAAATAAATAAAATAAGATATAAGGCTATCCTCATAGTAATATAGGGATAGCCTTTTTCCGTATAAAATTTTGTTCATGCTTATCTATTCAATTCTGCACTAATGATGATAAAACATGAAATTTGCCATTTTATGTTAGCCTTTTTGATTCCTTCTGGCATCCTCGGCACTCTCTAATTTAGTTGAGCCATTATAATGAAGGGCCTGATCTCTATCTGACTCAACTCTTCTACTTTGTTTTAACTTTTTTTCTTGTCTATCTCTTCCCATATTTTAAACACCTCCTAAAAAGTAGGATAACTTGAAAAATTATTACTATTCATGGTTAGAACCTTTTTTATTTTCCTATAATGAAAATGAAAGGAGGTTAAAGGGATGGATGGTTTTTATTCTTTATTCTTTTTATGGTCAGTTTGGATTTATACCACATTTATCTTAAGTCGTCAAAATCAATTAAGATTCCGGATTGCATTTCTATCATTATTATTATTAATCGTATATCCATTTAGCATTTCGCTTTTTTCCATTCCGATGCAATTGTCATCAATTATACTACTTATTATCTGTTATTTTTATTTTAGTAAGCTGAAATTTTGGAAAAAAGTCTATATGTTTTTGGCTATTTTTATTATTATGATTGGTTATTCTGGATTTTCATTATTAGAATTATACGATCCAGTTTGGATTTTTATGGACAGGAAATTTTTATTTGGATTCGTGCTTTTTTTACTTGCTCAATTATTATATCCTCGTTCTTTACCTTCGCAAATTTTGTGTGCATTCACTGGTACTATACATGGAGAAATAATCTATTCTTTAATTTTAAAAAAGTGGGGATTTCCATATATTATAGGTGATAGATCGTGTTTAGATATTTGCGCTTTAGTTATTTTTTTCCTCTTATCTTGGTTTATGATTAATAAAATGATAACAAGTATAACACTAAAAAATAATGTACTGAAGGAAAATAAGGCGAAATTGTTAAAATAGTTTTTGGCTCGTTATAATATGGATGAATGTTTATTTTATTAGATTTGAGTTTCTTTCCATTCAATGATTGCTTGTCATACATATTATTGATAAACTATGTAGGTTAGACATTATACTAAAGCAAGTAAATGAAAGAGTAAAAATGAATGAAATGAAAGAAATTATAAATGAAAGGGTGATTGAGGTGACAAAACCAGTTGTCGCAATTGTAGGTCGTCCGAATGTAGGAAAATCGACAATTTTTAATCGTATTGTCGGTGAACGTATATCAATTGTTGAAGATGTTCCCGGTGTGACAAGAGACCGTATTTATAGCTCGGCAGAGTGGCTTACTCACGATTTTAATATCATTGATACCGGAGGGATAGATATCGGTGATGAACCATTCCTCGAACAAATACGAGGGCAAGCTGAAATCGCAATTGATGAGGCTGATGTGATTATTTTTATTACTAGTGGTCGTGAAGGGATTACTTCTGCAGACGAAATGGTCGCTAAAATTTTATACAAATCAAAAAAACCTGTTGTTTTAGGTGTAAATAAAATTGATAATCCTGAAATGCGAGATCAAATTTATGATTTCTATTCTTTAGGTTTCGGAGATCCATTTCCGATTTCTGGATCACATGGGATTGGTCTTGGAGATCTTTTAGATGAAGTTGCAAAACATTTTCCAAAAATGGAAGAAACGGAATATGGAGAAGATACGATTAAATTTAGTTTTATTGGACGCCCAAATGTTGGGAAATCCTCGCTAGTAAATGCGATCTTAGGTGAAGAAAGAGTAATTGTAAGTGATGTTGAAGGGACAACAAGAGATGCAATTGACTCCTCCTACACCTTTGAAGATCAAGAATATGTCATCATTGATACTGCTGGAATGAGGAAAAAAGGAAAGGTTTATGAAAGTACTGAAAAATATAGTGTGTTACGTGCCTTAAGAGCGATTGAGCGTTCAGATGTTGTCTGTGTCGTAATTAATGGTGAAGAAGGAATAAGAGAGCAGGATAAGAAGATTGCTGGTTATGCACATGAAGCGGGTAGAGCAATCGTAATTGTAGTAAATAAATGGGATGCAGTTGAGAAAGATGAAAAAACAATGAAGAAGTTTGAAGAAAATATTCGCGAACATTTTCTTTTCTTAAGTTACGCACCAATTGTATTTCTATCAGCAAAAACAAAGAAACGTTTACAAAATTTAATTCCTATTATTAAAACTGTAAGTGAAAATCATGCAATGCGTGTACAATCAAGCATACTAAATGAGGTCGTAATGGATGCTGTTGCAATGAATCCAACCCCAACAGATAAGGGAAAACGTTTAAGAATATATTATTCAACTCAAGTTGCAGTTAAACCTCCGACCTTTGTTGTTTTTGTAAATGAACCTGAATTAATGCATTTTTCCTATGAACGTTTTCTTGAAAATAGAATTCGTGATGCCTTTGACTTTGAAGGTACACCAATTCGTTTAATACCACGTAGAAGGAAATAATAATTGTGAAAAAACAGTAAATAAGAAAAACAAGATGGCTATTGTAAAACTGTTTTGTCATTTTATACTTATCTTCAAATAAAAAAGCAGGTGATCGTGTTGTCTAATAAAAAGGAAAAGGTTGCAGTGATTGGAGCGGGTAGCTGGGGAACAGCACTGGCAATGGTTTTAGCAGACAATGAGCATGAAGTACGTCTTTGGGGACATAAACAAGAACAAATCGAGGAAATTAATCGTTTTCATACTAATCAAAAATATTTACCTAATATTCAATTATCTGAATCTATTATTGGTTATTCTTCATTACAAGAAGCCCTTGAAGATATCGAGGTTATCATTTTGGCTGTCCCAACTAAGGCCATTCGAGAAGTATTAGGGAAAATACGTGAATTTCAATTATCTAAATTAACAATTGTTCATGTCAGCAAGGGAATTGAGCCAGACACTTTACTTAGAATATCTGAAATGATTGAAGAAGAAATGCCTAACGATCTTTTAAATGCTGTTGTTGTTTTATCAGGACCTAGTCACGCTGAGGAAGTAAGCTTGAGACATCCAACAACAGTTACAGTTTCTTCTCACGATGAAGCTGCAGCTAAACGTGTGCAAGACCTATTTATGAATCAAAATTTTCGGGTCTATACCAACTTAGATGTTATTGGTGTTGAAATAGGTGGAGCATTAAAAAACATCATTGCTTTGGCGGCAGGTATATCTGATGGACTTGGCTATGGGGATAATGCGAAGGCTGCATTAATAACAAGAGGATTAGCGGAAATTGCAAGACTTGGTACAAAAATGGGTGCTAACCCATTAACGTTTTTGGGTCTTTCTGGGATAGGTGATTTAATTGTCACTTGTACAAGTGTTCATTCACGAAATTGGCGAGCAGGAAATATGCTTGGTAAGGGAATGAAGTTAGAAGAAGTACTGGAAAATATGGGAATGGTCGTTGAAGGGGTAAGAACCACAAAAGCAGCACATCAATTATCAGAGAAATATGCTGTTAGAATGCCGATAACCGATGAATTATATCGAGTTCTCTTTAATGAATACCATCCAAAAGATGCAGTTGATAATCTCATGGGAAGATTGAAAACGAATGAGATGGAAGATTTAACAAATTTATTAAATATTGAATGATACATTTAGTCACTTTTTTTGTCCTACTTTTTCAAATGAATGGGCATTCGACGATGCAAATAAGTATTGATTTGCATAAAATGCCATGAAGTAAAAGCTTTAAACTTGTGGAATGGGTATTTGTCTATTTTTTTCTTACTGAAGTGAGGTTAACGCCCCTTGCTTCGGTTTTTTTAGTTTTCAATAAGGAATTTTTTTCTTTTACATTTTTGAGGTGATATTAATTGGAAAAAATAGGTTGAAGACCGCCGAGTCTTTTGATCAACTAAGAAAAGAATTTTGAACGTGATACGAACACTAAACTTTTTATTAGGCATAAAAGCCTGCAGTAGGACTTATACAAAAAAAGCAACTTACGATATGAAAATAGCATGAAGTACGGAAGATGCTTAAAATTTTTCAGTTCATTTACTAATCATTATTGATCAAATGATGTCATTGAAAAATATTTCAGATTTTGTCACATGGCTTGGCAAACATAGATAGACCATAGAAGGGATTGTGTTATAATATAGTTGCTTTGCTTATTTTTAAAAGTAAACGCAGTCATTATACATAAGATTAGTTGAACAAAAAGGTGGATATTATATGTCTGAATCGATGTTTAAAATGTGGGTGTCCATTGCTGGAATGGGCTTAATGGCAATAGCGATGGTTGTCATTTATTTAAGTAGGTATAAGATTAAATTCAAATTTTTAAAAGCTATAACAGCTATTATTGCTTATTTATGTTTAATTATTGGCGGATTAATCATGGTATACGTCGTATTTACAGGACCTACAAGTTAATGATGAATTTTCCGTGGAAAGGATTGGAATAGTACGTTGAAAAGATTGACTCTCCTATTTCTAGTATGTATTTCTATTACTATGTTAAGTGGTTGTCTATACCCTCAAGAAAAATTAGCTGAAAATCAAATTCCTTATGAGGATCAAATACAATCGGTACAAACGGCAGTAGATAAATTTCAAAAAGATAATGGTGGGATTCTACCTATCAAGACTAGGGATCAAAGTACACCAATATATGAAAAATATCCAATAGACTATAAAAAAATAGTTCCGCAATACTTATCTGATTCTCCTGGGAATTCTTATGAAAATGGTGGAATCTTTCAATATGTTTTAATAGATGTAGAAACAAATCCTACAGTTAAAATATTTGATTTAAGAATAGCGGAAAAAATAAGAGAATTACATATGAGGATCAATGCTCAAGGGTATCCTCCATATAAAAATGAAGTATCTAAAAATGTATATACACTAAACTATAAAAAAATTGGTTATAAGGAGGAACCGTTTGTAGTTTCCCCGTATACAAATAATAATCTTCCTTTTGTCATCACAGGACAAGGAGACATTTTTGTAGACTATAGTAGTGACCTATATCATGTACTTCGCAACAAAAATGTAAAAGTTAAACCTGGAGAGGATATCCGACATATTTTAACGGATGATTCCTTATTTGTACCAGCGTATTCTCTCCCCTATACAATAAACCAAAAAAATGAACCTATTTTTTTAGCAAAATAGTCATAACCCTTTCTTTACAAAATATATTGTAAAGGAAGGGTTTTATTTTTATGGTTTTGTGGTCATTTTAAATTGATATGAATCTGTCTCATGACTTGTAATAGATGAATGGGATACCACTATCAAGGTATAGATTAACTTGGCCAAAATGATAGAAAAAGTTGATAAATCATCAATTTATAGTCATAAGAGAATAGGACAACATCATACACATATAGTGTCCAAAACTTTTTAAGGATGTAATGTCCCAGGAACTTAATGTGGGGAGGGAATCTCTTGGAAAAGGTTGATATTTTTAAAGATATTGCTGAAAGAACAGGCGGCGATATTTATTTAGGTGTAGTAGGTGCAGTACGAACTGGAAAATCAACATTCATAAAAAAATTTATGGAGTTAGTCGTTTTACCAAATATTGCAACAGAAGCGGATCGAAATCGAGCTCAGGATGAACTACCTCAAAGCGCAGCAGGTAGAACAATAATGACCACTGAGCCGAAATTTGTTCCGAACCAAGCGGTTTCTGTTCATGTCGGTGATGGATTGGATGTCAACATTCGCCTTGTTGACTGTGTTGGGTATACCGTACCAGGTGCAAAGGGGTATGAGGATGAGAATGGACCACGAATGATTCATACTCCATGGTATGAAGAACCTATCTCATTTCACGAAGCAGCAGAAATCGGTACACGTAAAGTAATTCAAGAGCATTCTGTTATTGGCGTCGTCATTACAACTGATGGTTCAATTGGCGAAATCCCGCGTCAGGATTATGTTGAAGCAGAGGAAAGAGTCATTGCTGAGTTGAAAGAGGTTGGAAAGCCTTTTATTATGGTTGTTAATTCTGCAAAGCCTCATCATCCTGAAACGGAAGCATTGCGCTCATCACTTGCTGAAAAATACGATATACCAGTTGTAGCCATGTCAGTCGAAAGCATGAGAGAAGGGGATGTATTAAATGTCTTAAGAGAGGCACTTTATGAATTCCCTGTGCTAGAAGTAAATGTTAATCTACCAAGCTGGGTGATGGTTCTAACAGAAAATCATTGGCTACGAGAAAATTATCAAGAAGCAGTCAAGGAAACTGTCAAAGATATTAAAAGGCTAAGAGATGTTGATCGTGTCGTGCAACAATTTAATGAATATGAATTTATACAGGATGCAGGACTAGCAGGGATTGAAATGGGGCAAGGGGTTGCAGAAATTGATTTGTTTGCTCCTGATGAACTGTATGATCAAGTATTAAAAGAGATAGTTGGGGTAGAAATTCGCGGAAAAGATCATTTGCTTGAATTAATGCAAGATTTCTCCCATGCAAAACGAGAATATGATCAAATTGCAGATGCGCTAAAAATGGTCAAACAAACTGGTTATGGAATTGCGTCTCCAACTTTAGGAGATATGAGTTTGGATGAGCCGGAAATTATTCGCCAAGGCTCACGATTTGGAGTGAGATTAAAAGCTGTTGCACCATCGATTCATATGATTAAAGTTGATGTTGAATCAGAATTTTCTCCAATCATTGGGACAGAGAAACAGAGTGAAGAACTTGTTCGATATCTCATGCAGGACTTTGAAGATGATCCACTATCCATTTGGAATTCTGATATATTTGGGCGTAACTTAAGTTCAATAGTACGTGAAGGAATTCAGGCAAAGCTGTCATTAATGCCTGAAAATGCTAGATATAAACTTAAAGAAACATTGGAAAGAATCATAAATGAAGGTTCAGGTGGACTGATTGCGATTATACTATAATCGTTTAGAAAAAGAAATACCAAGCTAAAAAAGCTTGGTATTTTTCTTTTTTTGATGAAAGATTTCCCACTAATTCACGAATTATTCTTGCTAAGGCTATTTTATTGTGATAATCTTTTATCAGAATTGTTGTTGGTTCAGCAATCAACGCTGTTCTATTCAGGTTTTTCATGGTATACATGTATAGAAACCGGTCAAAATGTTTAGTAATGTAAATAGGACAAAAACTAAATGTTTTATTTCTCTGGGAGGAGGTGAATGGCATGAACAAAACTGAACTTATCAATGCTGTTGCTGAAAGCACAGAACTTTCTAAGAAGGATGCAACTAAAGCGGTTGATGCTATTTTCGAATCTATTCAAAATGCATTAGCTAGTGGTGATAAAGTCCAATTAATTGGATTTGGTAACTTTGAAGTGCGTGAACGTGCTGCTCGTAAAGGACGTAATCCACAAACTGGTGAAGAAATTGAAATCGCAGCCAGCAAGGTACCTGCATTTAAACCAGGTAAAGCGCTTAAAGATGCTGTGAAATAAATACATATTTTACTTTAGGCGTTAAAAAAGGGCTGGCTACAGCCCTTTTTCTTTTATAAACTCTTCAAGAAAAATACTCTCCTTGAATCAAAACTCCTAACAAAATGTTACAAATCTCGATTCTAGTATTTTACTGTATTACACAGAATATGCTAAGATTAGAACTGTTATGTAAAGGCACTTTTCTAAAACTTTGTTATGGAAACAGCCAATCAATAGTGAAACCGATATAATGATTGAAAAATAAATAATGCTTTTAATTTGTAGGAGGACACACCATGGTAGAGATCAATCACAGCCAAATAGAAGAAGCTATTCGAATGATTTTAGAGGCTGTTGGGGAGAATCCTGATAGAGAAGGTTTGCTAGACACACCTAAGCGGGTAGCTAAAATGTATGAAGAAATTTTTGAGGGAATTAATCTGGACCCAAAAGAATCTTTTGAT contains:
- a CDS encoding YpzI family protein, with translation MGRDRQEKKLKQSRRVESDRDQALHYNGSTKLESAEDARRNQKG
- the der gene encoding ribosome biogenesis GTPase Der — encoded protein: MTKPVVAIVGRPNVGKSTIFNRIVGERISIVEDVPGVTRDRIYSSAEWLTHDFNIIDTGGIDIGDEPFLEQIRGQAEIAIDEADVIIFITSGREGITSADEMVAKILYKSKKPVVLGVNKIDNPEMRDQIYDFYSLGFGDPFPISGSHGIGLGDLLDEVAKHFPKMEETEYGEDTIKFSFIGRPNVGKSSLVNAILGEERVIVSDVEGTTRDAIDSSYTFEDQEYVIIDTAGMRKKGKVYESTEKYSVLRALRAIERSDVVCVVINGEEGIREQDKKIAGYAHEAGRAIVIVVNKWDAVEKDEKTMKKFEENIREHFLFLSYAPIVFLSAKTKKRLQNLIPIIKTVSENHAMRVQSSILNEVVMDAVAMNPTPTDKGKRLRIYYSTQVAVKPPTFVVFVNEPELMHFSYERFLENRIRDAFDFEGTPIRLIPRRRK
- a CDS encoding NAD(P)H-dependent glycerol-3-phosphate dehydrogenase; this translates as MSNKKEKVAVIGAGSWGTALAMVLADNEHEVRLWGHKQEQIEEINRFHTNQKYLPNIQLSESIIGYSSLQEALEDIEVIILAVPTKAIREVLGKIREFQLSKLTIVHVSKGIEPDTLLRISEMIEEEMPNDLLNAVVVLSGPSHAEEVSLRHPTTVTVSSHDEAAAKRVQDLFMNQNFRVYTNLDVIGVEIGGALKNIIALAAGISDGLGYGDNAKAALITRGLAEIARLGTKMGANPLTFLGLSGIGDLIVTCTSVHSRNWRAGNMLGKGMKLEEVLENMGMVVEGVRTTKAAHQLSEKYAVRMPITDELYRVLFNEYHPKDAVDNLMGRLKTNEMEDLTNLLNIE
- a CDS encoding DUF2768 domain-containing protein, which gives rise to MSESMFKMWVSIAGMGLMAIAMVVIYLSRYKIKFKFLKAITAIIAYLCLIIGGLIMVYVVFTGPTS
- the spoIVA gene encoding stage IV sporulation protein A, with product MEKVDIFKDIAERTGGDIYLGVVGAVRTGKSTFIKKFMELVVLPNIATEADRNRAQDELPQSAAGRTIMTTEPKFVPNQAVSVHVGDGLDVNIRLVDCVGYTVPGAKGYEDENGPRMIHTPWYEEPISFHEAAEIGTRKVIQEHSVIGVVITTDGSIGEIPRQDYVEAEERVIAELKEVGKPFIMVVNSAKPHHPETEALRSSLAEKYDIPVVAMSVESMREGDVLNVLREALYEFPVLEVNVNLPSWVMVLTENHWLRENYQEAVKETVKDIKRLRDVDRVVQQFNEYEFIQDAGLAGIEMGQGVAEIDLFAPDELYDQVLKEIVGVEIRGKDHLLELMQDFSHAKREYDQIADALKMVKQTGYGIASPTLGDMSLDEPEIIRQGSRFGVRLKAVAPSIHMIKVDVESEFSPIIGTEKQSEELVRYLMQDFEDDPLSIWNSDIFGRNLSSIVREGIQAKLSLMPENARYKLKETLERIINEGSGGLIAIIL
- a CDS encoding HU family DNA-binding protein, producing MNKTELINAVAESTELSKKDATKAVDAIFESIQNALASGDKVQLIGFGNFEVRERAARKGRNPQTGEEIEIAASKVPAFKPGKALKDAVK